From a region of the Corvus cornix cornix isolate S_Up_H32 chromosome 2, ASM73873v5, whole genome shotgun sequence genome:
- the LOC104691407 gene encoding transmembrane protein 14C-like — translation MAVDWLGFGYAALVASGGIIGYAKAGSVPSLAAGLFFGSLAGLGAYQVSQNPNNVWVSLITSGALTAVMGTRFYNSRKFMPAGLIAGVSLLMVGRLALKMLEKPQDK, via the exons ATGGCAGTGGACTGGCTCGGCTTTGGCTACGCCGCCCTGGTGGCATCAGGAGGGATCATTGGCTACGCAAAAGCAG GTAGTGTTCCATCACTAGCTGCTGGTCTTTTCTTTGGGAGTTTGGCTGGACTGGGTGCTTATCAGGTCTCACAGAATCCAAATAACGTTTGGGTTTCTCTGa TTACCTCTGGAGCACTGACTGCCGTCATGGGAACAAGATTTTACAACTCCAGAAAATTCATGCCTGCAGGGCTAATTGCTGGTGTCAG TTTGCTAATGGTTGGAAGATTAGCACTGAAGATGCTGGAAAAGCCCCAGGATAAGTAA